Within the Glycine max cultivar Williams 82 chromosome 12, Glycine_max_v4.0, whole genome shotgun sequence genome, the region CAGGTTTCTGTTGTCATTAATTATTGTTGCAAATTTGCTTTTGTTAGtaatttagtattatatatgttCCACTTTTGGCTTGGTGGAAGAAATTACTGTTTGTGTCTTCTTATAGTTCACTAGATAGCATGCCAATTACAATGTTAATACCtgatattgttgttgttgtaggcAATAACACTGACACTTGTTTATGTTGGAACTCATAAAGATCTTTCTGATGTGACACATGTTTGGGACaagttatcaaatattttttgggtgAGAGATGCTATCCTCTATTACTTATATAATGAGCCTTTCAAGTATTTGTTAGATTTGTTGTCTTTTAACTTGCTAAATACTTAAGATACCTTGCATGGGGCAATGTTTTGATCTTCTTGTGTGTATCAAACATGTGTGCTTTATCTAATATCATCTTCAATAAAAGATATAATATGCATTTCTTTCTCTTATGGATGCAGGCATTTATCATTCTCGGTCTTGTGATATCTGGTGAGTCAATTCACTATTGTTTCCTTTCGTTTTGTCAACTACAAACTAAAAACTGGAACTAATAATCAATATACCACTAGTAGGTGAGGGGTGAGGGatttattttaggaaataaGAACATGGTGTAATTTTGAAATCTGATTTATGTgtgcctaaattgaaatatatCCATGCAACATGAAACTTTGTGGTTGTTTGCATGTTGTTTGAATTGATTGTGGATAGACATAAACCTTTTGATTTAAGTTGTCATAAATAttcctatttttaaaatatataacaacaGTTGTCCCATGTTTACCCTAACCCCCAACATCATAGACAAGTTTTGTAAGTGGgaaaaatagatatatagaGTGAGTGTGAGGAAACACAAGTGCCAGTGAGAATTTAGCCGGGGCATCACATGATAACGGTCGAGATATTCTGGTGGGGCACAATGACTTTATGCATTCAATGCTTCTTTGGACTTCTAGACAAATTGAAGATGCCTTCAATGCTTCTTTGGTGGTGGCTGTTGATGTTATTTATGGTGATCAACTGACTGATGCATTTTTTAGTACCTTAGAGAGATTAATGTCAAGGCCTACAGAGATCATGTCCTTAGAGGATTTCATGAAACCGAAAATGTGTTTATCATCTTAAGACAAAGGCACAACTTTCTGTTTTCGTGGAAGAGGTGGAATATTCTGTTGTAGACGGCTTGTCATGGCCATGTAGAATAAAGTAATTAAGAAACACTTTAAAGATTAAATGTTTTTCATTCCTACAATTATGAATGAGTTTGTATACTTTTTTCAGctgtcaataataaaaattgcatAGCAGAATGACCCTTAATACGGTTTTAGTTGTTTCACAACTTATGTTTCATTAATGAAATGCATCGTATGTTTAACATGGCTTAAAAATACTTGAATTttgaagatggatatgaataattgtaaaatatctgcgaaacaaaaaaaaagtattctaCGACAGTTATGTCTAAAATCATCTTGGAATGAAcgacattctaagacagttataaCAGTAAACTCGTCTTAGAAGGTCAAATATTCTAAAACGGTTATTAGCATAACCGTCGTAGAATATTGTAAATTCTAAGATAGGTCTTGTCAAAACCTTTCTTAGTATGTATGGCTTTCTATGACAGTTATGACACAAAACTATCTTAGAATGTCATACATACTAAGACAAGTTCTGACCAAAACTCGTCTTAGAAGATAAAACATTTTACGACAGTTTTATGTATAATTGTCTTAAAATCATTGACTTTCTAAGATGGGTGAAAAATCGTCGTATGATGGACGCTTCCACGATGGCTCGCAACTGTCTTAAAAAGTCAAAATTAACCGACTTAGAAAACTGCTTTTCCAATAGTGTAGTTAGGTAGTTGTCAATCAAAGAGTGTAAGAACAAATTCATTCAATGATCCCAAATGAAAAATCTCTAGGGCAGTTATACAAAGCCGAAGCCCGTGTTGAACCCCACATCTTCACTTCAAATGATTATACCTACCATGAAAAAGGATGACTTGGGAAAAATGGTGGTGGAAaaggtttttaaattttgatagttAATATTCTCATTTGATCAGGAATAAGATTCAAGTGGTGAAAAGAATGCGAATACGAGGATATTATTATATGTAGAGAATATACAAGTCTTATATTTAGCTAGCGATAGAGAGAAAactaaaacttatatatatagaagaCTCGTATTTTTTAAACACTTAAtaaacatttatcatttatctctATATCTTCATGTCAAATTATATTACTTAGGTataaaatctatatttttttttacttttatttttctcactttaaGTGTCTACTTGTATATGGAGTGTTGATCAATAGTTTTTGAATTGGGAATTGAGAGTACTTGAGTAATTTTGAACTCTTGAATAATATGACATCTCAAATTTAAACTCTAACTAGTAATTCAAACTGTGGTTaggagccaaaaaaaaaaaaaactctaaccataggcttaatttttttctgaattaaTCATTCGCTTACGTTATGTCtaacaaaattagttaaaaaattagcaGGTAGGTGAAAGGTGAAATCCGGTAGCTGGAACCTGAAaagttagtttattaaattataaatatttaataaaactatttgttgaaatagctgaaaagtgtaaaatgacaaaaaaataattaaataatgattaattaaaaaaggataactaaaaaattgaataaatatatgaaagatagaaatgaaagaaaatatcaaaaattaaaagtattttaaaaaatgttatttcaagtaatatttcaaaaaatactagaaactactaaaaaattactaaataaatttgtttattgagtaggcaaataaatttttcaactaataaaaaaaattaattttactagaCATAATCTTAACAGTAgcgattcaaataaaaaaagaaagaaagaaaacattagcctctaaaactaaataaaatagataCACAAACAAGGTAAGTTACGAACAAGTTCGAACATAAAAAGCAaactaggatttttttttttcataaaaaaaaaacaactacaaGTAAAGCTAAACCAAAATAGTCTGAGCTGGTTAAGAAGGTACGCAAATCACAAGTAGGCAGATTTGAGATATTATTAAATGGTCCTACGCCATCATGATTTTCCaatattaatttctattttttataaattaagaaatttgaatataacCAAAAAGTTGGTTTTATTGATAAgaaatatacttattttataagaatataagtttaacttttattgctgaatgttaagattttattagtggataatatataaatatttcttgATTATTGAGTTTTAATGGTTATCTTATCCTAGTGAGTATTTAGAATTCGAcccacttaaattttttttaataaaaaataattgaatatatgTCACATAAATGTAAATATTGCAGTTAATCATAGATAAATGATAGTTCTAACAAACAGCAACTCAATTTAGGGAGAGTGTTAGAGAAAATACAATTTAACACTCTCCTCTCCGCACTCCACAATTTAACACCATACCAAGTAAAAATATCAAGTTGCATGGACGAGCACCTGTGAGGTTGAGACGTTGAGTTTTCGACTTTCTATGGTAGTTTAGGGACAATACTTTACCTATTATAGAAGTTGCAAGTCATGAATCAGAACCattcatttgttaattattatatctAAACCTTAATATTACTGCAATTCTACACTACTACGGATCCTTTACACAACATGGTGGGGTAAGTTAAACTTCATCCACATATGACATACCTGTGATCCacgtttaattttaattttaattttaatttttctgtattttaGTCTTGTAGAGTTTTTGCGTGAAACACGTTTTGGTTGTGGGGCTtgtacatatatatagatgaggATATGGTTTTCGGGTCATGAGGGAAGAAAATCAAACTTTAGATTCTAGCCTCTAATTGTGTTTCGCGTCTGTGTAACTCACTTTTTGGATCaggcattattattattattattattagtcaaAAGTCACAAAAGTGGTAAAAAACAGAAACTGGTTAATTATTGTGGAGATTGATGATGGTGAGAACCCCGAGCTGTGACAAAAATGGACTGAAGAAAGGAACATGGACAGCAGAGGAAGACAAGAAGTTGGTTGATTACATTACCAGATATGGCCACTGGAATTGGCGACTACTCCCCAAGTTCGCAGGTAATAGCCAAAGAGTGTCTATTTTATTcatctcctatttttttttgttattttcatccaATTCAGGGGAGAATGGAACTTACCAAATAGTTTGGTCAGAAACAAGTTTAGCACTTGAGTAAGTAGTCGGCAATGTGGctttccatttttcttcttttctttttttaatttaaggttTGGTTTTCTACCAATGTGTACGAACTATTCAATGTTTATATACATGCACAGATTATACCTAAAGCATATTAAGTCTTATGAAATATGAATCCAGTGTAATTGGTTTTACTTAATTTGTTGTTATTTGTCATCAGGTCTTGCGAGATGTGGAAAGAGTTGTAGACTTAGGTGGCTGAATTACCTAAGGCCAAACCTAAAAAGAGGGAACTACACTGAAGAAGAGGAGGAAACTATTATCAAGCTACACCGACGTCTGGGTAACAGGTACGAAACCTTTTCCAAGCTAGAAGTAGCACATGAGCATGAAAAGAGTTAATTATGGAATTGTAAATCTTACTTTTTTAGGGGGGTGAGTGGAAATAAGAGAGAGGAAAGTTAAAATgtggaaaaaaaagtgataaatataataaatattaggatatatacaaaatttttgTTAACTAATACCTTGtgacattaattaagaaataaaaaaatatttattatataaattataggagaacaaaaaaaattatgattaacataattttttgtttttaaataaaaatatttttactttaatttttttaatcaatgttctTTACTATACTAGTTAACATATTTGTCatacaaaagtaaaaaagaaatctaaaaaaaattagtgtatatttataaattttgagctTGAAAACAACCAAAATGTTCCGTTAGTACTAGTAGTTAATGATGTCTATTCTAAATAAATGAATGTTGGACTTTGTTACATAAAAATGTCATGATGTCTATTCTAATTTCtatgattaaaaaatgttactatttatatttaataaaatgttgtGATTTTAGTTTCTCATGCATTACTCATGTTTTCAGTTCTTCATAAAAgatcaatttatataattttgtttactataaaaattaaaaattaaaaaaaatatttaaagaaactaaaattaaaaaccgTCATACTTTCATATACCATATTTAAGCGATGAAACTTTAGCTGACTACTTCTAACTCAATTTTGGTGGCATTTTCTGTTGTTTTTGTTAGTGCACAATTCAACCAAAAGTAACCCTAAAAACGATAGTTATGACTTATGACAAATGTTACTTCTTTTCGGTACACAGAAATATATTATCCAATAAACcttcttagtatttttttattaattaaaatttgttaaaaactataaaatttgatgatatatatatatatatatatatatatatatatatatatatatatatatatatattgttcaaTAAAcatcatttataaatttataattttcaatgaattttaattgataaCAAAGAATTTACGTGTCAAAAAGAATACATTCTAGCACTTTTATTCAGATAAATTTAGGAATTTTCAGTCAAGagtcaagatttttttataaataaacgttaattattaattgttattatttagttAACGAGATAATCAAACATCCAATCTTATAACTCCTTACTCTTAATCCTTCGAACACCCAAAGTTATGTCTTAATGGATCATTTGTGGATATACTTTAGCTCTATACCATGCATTAATCACCATTTAACATGGAGTGATGatgatattaatttcttaaagctTTCCTTTCACTATCAGATGGTCTACCATAGCTGCACGGATGCCAGGAAGAACAGACAACGAAATAAAGAACCATTGGCACACCAACCTCAAGAAGAGATCTCAACAGCATAACTCAGTAGCCACAGAATCTCAGATCTCAAACTCAAATGACCAATCTCCAACTGAACCAACTGAAGATACTGCTTTCCAAAACTTTAACAGTGCCACTCAAGACTGTTCCCCACTTTCCCAGCATTCATCATCATCCACAAGCACAGAGTGTACCACAGTGGCCAGCACCGAAAATCTATTGCTGCTGGAAGATGAATTTGCCTTTTGGGATGCAGACACAGATCTTGTGAGTGGAAATTTCTGGCTAGAACCGTATATGCTTGATATTTCCTACCTCCCTGCTAGTGAACCCGAGTACTTTAGCCAAGTGTTTGATGTAGAACTTTGGAGCCATGATACTTAACTGACATCTCTGTACGTGGAATTAATATACGTTGAATAATTAAGGAGTTTATTATATGTTTGGTATTCTGCTCTCAAAAGTGGTGCCCTTTATTGAATTATTAGAtgctatataaataaatatatgcaaAGTAAATTACAATAATACTCCTTCGGGTTTTTTTAATCActtacatattttctatttttataatcattatttttgCCTTCGCTATAAGGTTGTTAGTAATTTAGTGTAAGATTTAAGAGAGAATtaacaaggaaaaataaaagatgatatTATATGTAATTATACAAAATTCCAAGAAGTATTATCGTAATTTGcttatatgtatgtataatgCATAATGAATTCTAATTTAAATGActatttctaattaataattaatataattttattttaagcttaAATGTATtactaaaatcatataaaaaaagatatattgagttttgattttggtccctcaatatatactttttatatgattttagtaatatatttatttttcgttttggttcttataaaaatttgttttatgattATAGTTTCGATCAATGATGTGACAATTATATActagaatataaatatatgatgtttcttaaatattgattaaaatgaatattttttaatataagagaagcgtatatataaaattaataattttataatgacaAAATAATAGTAACATCGTAGACTGaaattgtaaaacaaaattttatagcAATTCAcacaaacaagttttttttttataagaattaaaacatgAGTATTTTATAAGGACCAAAGTAAGGCATGTTAAATATTAAGAACAGGTCATTCTTGACTCTGAAAAGTTTAGATCTTAAAGTATGATGTATCTCTTTTTTCATCCAATTATATATTGAGGAAAACGGGACCAaaacgatatatatatatatatatatatatatatatatatatatatatatatatatatatatatatatatatatatatatatatatgtgtgtgtgtcaattttattttttggtgggGACCGTAATCAATCAATTGTGATATGTTGATAGGTAATATGATAAATGCACGTACGAATTATGACTAAGCCTGGAtcgagataaaataaaatgaaacaaattaaaataaaatagagtgaaatggagtataataaaataattaaaattttcatattatttgaatatattgtgataaaatagaataaaacttTCATTTGAAATTGGTTAGAATCAGAATATTATTTGTTCATCCGTAAAGGCTTAACCTTCATACAAAATCTATCAATCACTTACACGACTATAACTTTGTACCTCCTCCTCTCATCCAACTAACACCAGATCTTGAGCATTTTTTGCTACATCAATGAGAATTAGCTGCATCGATTCTTACCTCAGCCCAAAGATATGTTGCTACCTCAACAATTTTCAAACTGCACAAAACCATGATTTTGACATAATTTCTGTTTCTGCTACCCGCTATCTTTATAGACACAAACAAACATTAAATCATGATGAgtgaacaaaaacaaacacaaattttgaatgacaaacaaaaatcaGAGTATCCGATAACAAATAACCCACAAACAGGACACACCAGGAGAAACACTAGATCGAGTCACGGAGGATCTCCATCGTGTATGCCTCACCACGCTCCTCGGCAACGCCGTCCTCCTGTCTGACGCCCAGTGTGACTCCCAACACCGCCTTCCAGAAACACATCGCAACATTGGCTGAGATTTTGGCAATGAGAATGGGTGATGGACAAGATTTGGGgattttttaggttaattagaaactcgttttttttttttaaaattttctcacaTGCTAATTTTTTACGGAGAAGaggattaaaaagaatatttttaaagtttgaagaacaaaaaaatatatatttgaatttaaaagattaagaaaaatataacatatatttgaaggaataaaaatacatttaattttttaagttttaatcttttttcatgTTAAGTGATCACGTTTTAAAACagaaattactaatatttctgaactaaaataaaaaaaattctaatatataaaagagatttataggaactaaaatattgaaacaaaaaaacttaatttatagaaaaaaaatggaataatcGCAACACATTCTTAGTAgtgcatattttattattaattaaaatttattaagaattataaattaacagagagatttattaaattaatagtgagaccaaaaaaataataattttcaataaattttaggtGATAATAgatagtttattaaaaaaaaacgagAATTAGACAATTTGTGCTAGCactctcaaaaaataaatagactaaacaaaaacaactctATATTTTAAAGACCAATACGTGTAAATTACCGATACCCAATAGGCATCTTTTTCCTTTAccaatttaacaaaaccaaataTATTATTACCCGCGTCACTAAATTGTGTTTGCGTCCAGCCATTCACATCTAGTGAGCATATATTCTTCagcttcaaaataattattgtttctaaattttttacacAGATCATTAAGATAAAGTAAtaatagatgaaaataaaagtagttATTTCAGAAAATTAATCGTacgttattattaatttatttttaaattttattgttcatcattaatatataaaagatataagtaaaaaatttaattaatatcacattaaaaaataaaatgataattattttgagacttaatattttttcttacatgATAATTATATGGAACAGACAAAATaccaacaaataaaaacaaataatcataaaaaatataaatactaattaaaattataataaaaataaaacagataactccttttattcttaaatttaattatttgaggCTAATGAGATAAAATTCATGCGAAATAGCTAAAATCTCcttaaaaatgaaagcaaaaattaGATAGTCCAAGAAATTATCAGAGACCATTTTAAAAGAATTCTAAAATTTGTAAGTATCaaaactaagaaaaatattattattcttacTGTTCtctaaaattgttttgaaattagTTCTCATCATCATGTTCTCTAATCAAACAAAGACACGTgagtatttatttaaagttcTACAACATGTATTTAAATGAAAGTTGTTTAattactactaaaaaaattgtagaaaaaaattactactaaaaacatatgtgtatatataatcgattgaataaaaaatttgattaaaaaaaatattgtctttTATTCAgccttttttcaatttttctcatATAAGCATGGGATgtacttttttaaaaacaaaatgttttgTTTGCTCTTTTGGgtcattattttttagttttctttctcctttccttctttttcatttctcccATTCTTCTTCCTcgtgaaaattttcttttttatttttttaatgaaagttattcagtaataaaaaatactcaCATGTAACCATTATCAgtagaaaaaattaatgataaaaaaaatgagaaatttgataaaaattttGTCCTGTATTGTACGCCTTTcgcatcttttatttttctttttttcagataaagatgggtatagttattttattttacttttagttttgTTTGCTTTAATTACTTCTTGgtactatattttaatttttcttctccttttcttcttttctcattttcctTATTCCCTATATAAAACATTTCTTAAACAAATGGTTACTAAATTACTCCATAATCTTGTAAGTTTTAAATGGATTAATAAACTCAATGGTACACAATTATGGCATATTCATAACATATAAAACTATTATCTAGAGTTTAGAAAGTATGTGTACCCCGAAGAGAAATCCAAATCTATGTCTTTTACCAAATAGTTTTCCATtcatattttgttataaaaaaataaattcttccaaactattttaataaatagtttttaataataaaaagactaaaacaCAACCAAATactcttatatttatttaaacaatcacatatgaatatttatttaaattctacAACATGTATTTAGTGAAAGTTATTTACTATTTAAAGAACATCAGTGCCTCATCCTTTCaacacaaaatttaattaatgatgaaaatattaaaaaaatgatcaaattttgtcttatatttaatcatttttccaacttttcttaCCTCTTCAAATGAGCATAggatatacttattttttttcctttagttttttatcattatttttttcttaattttctttcttctttttcccatGTCGAATGTAAAACATTTCTTAAACAAATGGGTACACTACTGGACAAAAgcgctttctacatcggttaaaaGACATATTCGACGTCGATCATTGACCGTCGTCGTAGGCAATATCATAGAAAGTTAAGACTTTTCcataaaaaatcgtcttagaaaagatatctttctaagacgattcttagTTAACAACCGTCTTGCAATGATACCTTTCCAAGACAAATTTTcgtagaaccgtcttagaatatatatttttttataaaaaaaag harbors:
- the LOC100778518 gene encoding transcription factor MYB13 codes for the protein MMVRTPSCDKNGLKKGTWTAEEDKKLVDYITRYGHWNWRLLPKFAGLARCGKSCRLRWLNYLRPNLKRGNYTEEEEETIIKLHRRLGNRWSTIAARMPGRTDNEIKNHWHTNLKKRSQQHNSVATESQISNSNDQSPTEPTEDTAFQNFNSATQDCSPLSQHSSSSTSTECTTVASTENLLLLEDEFAFWDADTDLVSGNFWLEPYMLDISYLPASEPEYFSQVFDVELWSHDT